One window of Channa argus isolate prfri chromosome 4, Channa argus male v1.0, whole genome shotgun sequence genomic DNA carries:
- the cnot1 gene encoding CCR4-NOT transcription complex subunit 1 isoform X18: MNLDSLSLALSQISYLVDNLTKKNYRASQQEIQHILNRHGPEADRHLLRCLFSHVDFSGDGKSSGKDFHQFLIQECVSLISKPNFISTLCYAIDNPLHYQKSLKPSAHLFTQLSKVLKLSKVQEVIFGLALLNSSNADLRGFAAQFIKQKLPDLLRSYVDADLGGNQEGGFQDIAIEVLHLLLSHLLFGQKGASGVGQEQIDAFLKTLCRDFPQERCPVVLAPLLYPEKRDILMDRILPDSGEFAKTIMESSLAEFMQEVGYGFCANVDECRNIILQYGVREVTASQVARVLGMMARTHSGLTDGIPLQSISAPGSGIWSDGKDKNDGSQAHTWNVEVLIDVVKEVNPNLNFKEVTYELDHPGFIIRDSKGLQIVVYGIQRGLGVEVFPVDLIYRPWKHAEGQLSFIQHSLMNPEVFCFADYPCHTVAIDILKAPPEDDNREIATWKSLDLVESMLRLSEVGQYEQVKQLFGFPIKHCPDMLVLALLQISTSWHTLRHELISTLMPIFLGNHPNSAIILHYAWHGQGQSPSIRQLIMHSMAEWYMRGEQYDQAKLSRILDVAQDLKSLSMLLNGTPFAFVIDLAALASRREYLKLDKWLTDKIREHGEPFIQACVTFLKRRCPSIMGGLAPDKDQPKSAQLPPETLATMLACLQSCAGNVSQELSETILTMVANCSNVMNKARQPPPGVMPKGRAPSTSSLDAISPVQMDPLSGMGSLNLGNTATSHTQSMQGFPTSLSSAFSNPQSPAKAFPPLSNTNPSTPFGGIGTLSSQLPGMDSGPLGSGIGSGIGSSLGMPPVSTDPFGNRKMSTPGLNPPTFQQTDLSQVWPEANQHFSKEIDDEANSYFQRIYNHPPHPTMSVDEVLEMLQRFKDSTIKREREVFNCMLRNLFEEYRFFPQYPDKELHITACLFGGIIEKGLVTYMALGLALRYVLEALRKPYGSKMYYFGIAALDRFKNRLKDYPQYCQHLASIGHFLQFPHHLQEYIEYGQQSRDPPVKMQGSITTPGSLALAQVQAQAQSQQVSGPKAPQPGQTSTLVTTTTTTTTAAKTTTITRPTPSSFKKDVPPSINTTNIDTLLVATDQTERIVEPPENVQEKIAFIFNNLSQSNMTQKVEELKETVKEEFMPWVSQYLVMKRVSIEPNFHSLYSNFLDTLKNPEFVKMVLNETYRNIKVLLTSDKAAANFSDRSLLKNLGHWLGMITLAKNKPILYTDLEVKSLLLEAYVKGQQELLYVVPFVAKVLESSLRSMVFRPQNPWTMAIMNVLAELHQEHDLKLNLKFEIEVLCKNLSLDINELKPGNLLKDKEKLKNLEEQLSAPKKEAKPPEEMLPVSTTAPPSTPAATTTTCTTTGPPTPQFSYHDINVYALAGLAPHININVNIPLLQAHPQLKQCVRQSVERAVQELVHPVVDRSIKIAMTTCEQIIRKDFALDSEESRMRVAAHHMMRNLTAGMAMITCREPLLMSIATNLKNSFAAALRAPTPQQREMMEEAAARIAQDNCELACCFIQKTAVEKAGPEMDKRLATEFELRKHARQEGRRYCDPVVLTYQAERMPEQIRLKVGGVDPKQMAVYEEFARNVPGFLPSNDLSQPTGFLAQPMKQQAWATDDVAQIYDKCIADLEQHLHAIPPSHGINNLTQSLRSLLEAVALARNSRDGIAALGLLQKAVEGLLDATSGADADLLLRYRECHLLVLKALQDGRAYGPQWCNKQITRCLIECRDEYKYNVEAVELLIRNHLVNMQQYDLHLAQSMENGLHYMAVAFAMQLVKLLLVDERSVSHVTEADLFHTIETLMRTCAHSRANAPEGLPQLMDVVRSNYEAMIDRAHSGPNFMMHSGISQASEYDDPPGLREKAEYLLREWVNLYHSAAAGRDSTKAFSAFVGQMHQQGILKTDDLITRFFRLCTEMCVEISYRAQAEQQHNPAASAAIIRAKCYHNLDAFVRLIALLVKHSGEATNTVTKINLLNKVLGIVVGVLIQDHDVRQTEFQQLPYHRIFIMLLLELNAPEHVLETINFQTLTAFCNTFHILRPTKAPGFVYAWLELISHRIFIARMLAHTPQQKGWPMYAQLLIDLFKYLAPFLRNVELNKPMQILYKGTLRVLLVLLHDFPEFLCDYHYGFCDVIPPNCIQLRNLILSAFPRNMRLPDPFTPNLKVDMLSEINIAPRILTNFTGVMPSQFKKDLDSYLKTRSPVTFLSELRSNLQVSNEPGNRYNIQLINALVLYVGTQAIAHIHNKGSTPSMSTITHSAHMDIFQNLAVDLDTEGRYLFLNAIANQLRYPNSHTHYFSCTMLYLFAEANTEAIQEQITRVLLERLIVNRPHPWGLLITFIELIKNPAFKFWSHDFVHCAPEIEKLFQSVAQCCMGQKQAQQVMEGTGAS, from the exons ATGAATCTTGACTCGCTTTCGCTGGCTTTGTCTCAAATCAGCTATCTGGTGGAcaatttaacaaagaaaaactacCGAGCCAGCCAGCAAGAAATACAGCAT ATTTTAAATCGTCACGGACCTGAGGCAGACAGGCATCTTTTACGCTGTCTCTTCTCCCATGTGGATTTTAGTGGCGATGGTAAAAGTAGTGGCAAGGACTTTCACCAG TTTCTGATCCAGGAGTGTGTCTCGTTGATATCAAAGCCAAACTTTATCTCTACTCTGTGCTACGCCATTGACAATCCCCTGCACTACCAGAAG AGTTTGAAGCCATCGGCACACTTATTTACTCAACTAAGTAAAGTTCTTAAGCTCAGCAAGGTCCAGGAG gttATATTTGGCCTTGCTTTGCTCAATTCCAGTAACGCAGACCTTCGTGGTTTTG CTGCACAGTTTATTAAACAGAAACTTCCAGACCTTCTGAGGTCATACGTTGACGCAGATCTCGGAGGAAATCAGGAAGGTGGCTTCCAAGACATTGCCATAGAAGTCTTGCACCTACTGCTCTCCCATCTACTGTTTGGCCAGAAGGGAGCCAGTGGAGTAGGGCAAGAGCAAATTGACGCCTTCCTCAAGACACTTTGCCGAG ATTTCCCCCAAGAGCGTTGTCCTGTGGTGCTTGCACCACTGCTTTACCCTGAAAAACGGGACATTCTGATGGACAGGATCCTGCCAGACTCAGGGGAGTTCGCTAAGACCATAATGGAGAGTTCTCTTGCAGAATTCATGCAAGAAGTTGGCTATGGCTTCTGTGCTAA TGTGGATGAGTGCAGAAACATAATCCTCCAGTATGGGGTGAGGGAAGTGACAGCCAGCCAGGTAGCCAGGGTCCTGGGCATGATGGCTCGTACACATTCTGGTCTAACTGACGGGATCCCACTACAG tcTATTTCAGCTCCAGGAAGTGGTATCTGGAGTGACGGCAAGGATAAGAACGATGGCTCGCAGGCACACACATGGAATGTTGAGGTTCTTATTGATGTAGTCAAAGAAGTG AATCCCAACTTGAACTTCAAAGAGGTGACATATGAACTGGACCACCCGGGCTTTATAATCCGTGACAGTAAAGGCCTACAAATAGTAGTGTATGGCATACAGAGGGGGTTGGGAGTGGAAGTCTTTCCTGTTGACCTCATCTATCGACCATGGAAACATGCAGAAGGACAA ttgtCATTCATTCAGCACTCTTTGATGAACCCAGAGGTGTTTTGCTTTGCTGACTACCCTTGCCACACTGTGGCAATTGACATCCTTAAGGCCCCACCAGAGGATGACAACCGGGAGATTGCCACCTG GAAAAGTTTAGACCTGGTGGAGAGCATGCTGAGGCTCTCTGAGGTGGGCCAGTATGAGCAGGTGAAGCAGCTGTTTGGTTTTCCAATCAAGCATTGCCCAGATATGTTGGTGTTGGCATTATTGCAGATCTCCACCTCCTGGCACACACTGCGCCATGAGCTCATCTCTACCCTTATGCCCATCTTTCTGGGCAACCACCCCAACTCTGCCATCATTCTGCACTATGCCTGGCATGGACAG GGACAGTCTCCCTCCATCCGCCAGTTAATTATGCATTCAATGGCTGAGTGGTACATGAGAGGGGAGCAGTATGATCAGGCCAAGCTGTCTCGCATCCTGGATGTAGCTCAGGACTTGAAG TCTCTGTCCATGCTGCTGAATGGTACTCCCTTTGCCTTTGTTATTGACCTTGCTGCACTTGCCTCTCGACGTGAATACCTCAAACTTGATAAATGGCTAACTGACAAAATCAGAGAGCATGGg gAACCTTTTATCCAGGCATGTGTAACATTCCTGAAGAGACGCTGCCCATCCATTATGGGGGGTTTGGCCCCAGACAAGGACCAGCCCAAAAGTGCCCAGCTGCCCCCAGAAACCTTAGCTACTATGCTGGCCTGCTTGCAGTCTTGTGCTGG GAATGTATCCCAGGAACTGTCAGAGACTATCCTGACCATGGTTGCTAACTGCAGCAATGTAATGAATAAAGCACGGCAGCCACCACCAGGAGTAATGCCAAAAGGGCGTGCCCCTAGCACCAGCAGCCTCGATGCCATCTCACCTGTACAG ATGGACCCTCTGTCTGGCATGGGTTCCTTGAACCTGGGTAACACAGCCACCTCACACACTCAGAGTATGCAGGGTTTCCCAACCTCACTGAGTTCAGCTTTCAGTAATCCCCAGTCCCCAGCAAAGGCCTTTCCGCCTCTCTCCAACACAAACCCCAGCACACCATTTGGGGGCATTGGCACCTTGTCCTCGCAGCTCCCTGGTATGGACTCTG gtCCCCTGGGTTCGGGCATAGGCTCTGGTATAGGTTCTAGTCTGGGGATGCCACCAGTAAGCACCGACCCTTTTGGCAACAGGAAGATGAGCACACCGGGCCTCAACCCGCCTACCTTTCAGCAGA ctgACCTTTCTCAGGTGTGGCCTGAAGCAAACCAGCACTTTAGCAAGGAGATAGACGACGAAGCAAACAGTTACTTCCAGCGAATCTACAACCACCCACCTCACCCAACAATGTCTGTGGATGAA GTACTGGAGATGCTTCAGAGATTCAAGGATTCAACCATCAAGCGTGAGCGAGAAGTGTTCAATTGTATGCTTCGGAACTTGTTTGAAGAATATCGATTCTTTCCCCAATATCCAGACAAGGAGCTGCACATCACAGCCTGTCTTTTTGGTGGCATTATTGAGAAGGGTCTTGTCACCTACATGGCCCTGGGCTTGGCACTCCGATATGTTCTTGAAGCTTTAAGAAAACCCTACGGatccaaaatgtattattttggaATTGCTGCCCTAGATAGGTTCAAAAACAg ACTGAAGGACTATCCTCAATATTGTCAACACCTGGCTTCAATTGGACACTTCTTACAATTCCCCCACCATTTACAAGAG TATATCGAGTATGGTCAACAGTCACGGGACCCTCCGGTGAAGATGCAAGGCTCAATCACCACCCCAGGCAGCCTGGCACTGGCACAAGTTCAAGCTCAGGCCCAGTCACAGCAAGTTAGTGGCCCCAAAGCCCCACAGCCAGGTCAAACCAGCACTCTCGTCACTACGACAACAACTACCACCACAGCAGCTAAGACCACCACCATCACAAGACCAACACCCAGCAGCTTCAAAAAAGATGTGCCT CCCTCCATAAACACTACCAACATTGACACCCTGCTGGTAGCCACTGACCAAACGGAAAGGATTGTAGAGCCTCCAGAGAATGTACAGGAGAAGATTGCTTTTATCTTTAACAACCTTTCACAATCCAACATGACGCAGAAG GTTGAAGAGCTAAAAGAGACTGTGAAGGAGGAGTTTATGCCTTGGGTCTCTCAGTACCTTGTGATGAAGCGTGTCAGCATTGAGCCCAACTTCCACAGTCTATACTCAAACTTTCTGGACACACTGAAGAATCCAGAGTTTGTCAAGATGGTTCTTAATGAAACCTACAGGAatattaag GTCCTGTTGACCTCTGACAAGGCAGCTGCCAATTTCTCTGATCGCTCCCTGTTGAAGAACCTGGGCCACTGGCTGGGCATGATAACACTGGCCAAAAACAAACCTATCCTCTATACA GATCTAGAAGTCAAGTCTCTGTTACTGGAGGCCTATGTGAAAGGACAGCAGGAGTTACTTTATGTGGTTCCTTTTGTCGCAAAGGTTTTGGAGTCTAGTCTGCGGAGCATG GTTTTCAGACCCCAGAACCCCTGGACCATGGCCATCATGAATGTTCTGGCTGAGCTGCATCAGGAACATGACCTCAAG CTCAACTTAAAGTTTGAGATTGAAGTTCTTTGTAAGAACTTGTCTTTGGACATCAATGAGCTCAAACCAGGAAATCTGCTAAAGGATAAGGAGAAGTTAAAGAACCTGGAGGAGCAGCTATCTGCaccaaagaaagaagcaaagccCCCTGAGGAGATGCTGCCAGTTTCTACAACAG CTCCTCCCTCAACTCCAGCTGCTACTACCACCACTTGCACAACCACAGGACCCCCAACCCCACAATTCAGTTACCACGATATCAATGTTTATGCCTTGGCAGGCCTGGCTccacacataaatataaatgtcaaC ATCCCTCTGCTACAGGCACATCCTCAGCTGAAGCAGTGTGTAAGGCAGTCGGTGGAGCGGGCTGTCCAGGAGCTGGTGCACCCTGTGGTTGACCGGTCTATCAAAATTGCCATGACAACTTGTGAGCAGATCATCAGGAAAGACTTTGCCCTGGATTCGGAGGAGTCCCGCATGCGTGTAGCTGCTCACCACATGATGAGAAACCTGACTGCTGGCATGGCCATGATCACCTGCCGTGAACCATTGCTCATGAGCATTGCCACCAATCTTAAGAACAGTTTTGCTGCTGCTCTTAGA GCACCGACACCCCAACAGAGGGAAATGATGGAGGAGGCTGCAGCCAGGATTGCTCAAGACAACTGTGAATTGGCTTGCTGTTTTATACAGAAAACTGCTGTAGAGAAGGCTGGACCTGAAATGGACAAACGACTAGCCACG GAGTTTGAACTGAGAAAGCATGCACGCCAAGAGGGACGTCGCTATTGTGACCCTGTTGTTCTGACTTATCAGGCTGAACGTATGCCTGAACAGATCAGACTTAAG GTGGGAGGAGTTGACCCTAAGCAAATGGCTGTATATGAGGAGTTTGCCAGGAACGTTCCAGGTTTCTTACCCAGTAACGATCTCTCCCAACCCACTGGCTTCTTAGCTCAGCCCATGAag CAACAGGCATGGGCCACAGATGATGTGGCTCAGATCTATGATAAGTGCATTGCTGATTTGGAGCAACATCTTCATGCCATCCCTCCTTCCCATGGAATAAACAATCTGACCCAGTCACTGCGCAGCCTGCTGGAAGCTGTTGCTTTGGCTAGAAACTCCAGGGATGGCATTGCTGCACTTGGGCTTCTGCAGAAG gcaGTGGAAGGTCTTCTGGATGCTACAAGTGGGGCTGATGCAGATTTGCTGCTTCGCTACAGAGAGTGCCACCTGCTGGTGCTTAAAGCCCTACAGGATGGACGTGCCTATGGACCACAATGGTGCAATAAGCAGATCACAAG GTGTCTGATTGAATGCCGTGATGAGTACAAATACAACGTTGAGGCAGTGGAGCTCCTGATCAGGAACCATCTTGTGAATATGCAGCAGTATGACCTGCACTTGGCACAG TCTATGGAGAATGGACTGCATTATATGGCAGTGGCATTTGCCATGCAGTTGGTGAAGCTGCTTCTGGTGGATGAACGAAGCGTCAGCCACGTCACAGAGGCTGACCTCTTCCACACAATTGAAACTTTGATGAGGACCTGTGCACATTCTAGAGCCAACGCACCTGAGGG CCTTCCCCAGCTGATGGATGTTGTCCGCTCCAACTATGAGGCCATGATTGATAGAGCTCACAGCGGACCCAACTTTATGATGCACTCTGGGATTTCACAGGCTTCAGAATATGATGATCCTCCAGGCCTAAGGGAGAAGGCAGAGTACCTCTTGAGAGAATGGGTTAACCTGTATCACTCAGCTGCTGCTGGCAGAGATAGCACCAAAGCCTTTTCTGCCTTTGTTGGCCAG ATGCACCAGCAGGGTATTCTGAAAACCGATGACCTGATCACAAGGTTTTTCCGGCTGTGCACAGAAATGTGCGTGGAGATAAGCTACCGGGCACAGGCTGAGCAGCAGCACAATCCGGCTGCTAGTGCAGCAATTATCAGAGCGAAGTGTTACCACAACCTGGATGCCTTTGTCAGGCTCATAGCCCTGTTGGTCAAACACTCTGGAGAGGCTACCAACACAGTGACAAAAATCAACCTCCTCAACAAG GTGCTGGGCATTGTGGTTGGGGTGTTGATCCAAGACCATGATGTTCGTCAGACAGAATTTCAGCAGCTGCCATACCACCGCATTTTTATCATGCTGCTTTTGGAGCTCAATGCCCCTGAACATGTCCTCGAGACCATTAACTTCCAGACACTCACTGCCTTCTG CAATACCTTTCACATCCTGAGACCTACTAAAGCACCTGGCTTTGTGTACGCCTGGCTGGAGCTCATCTCCCATCGAATCTTTATTGCCAGGATGcttgcacacacaccacagcagAAG GGTTGGCCAATGTATGCACAGCTGCTAATTGATCTGTTCAAGTACCTGGCCCCTTTCTTGAGGAATGTTGAGCTCAACAAACCTATGCAAATCCTCTACAAG GGCACACTGCGAGTGCTGCTGGTCCTGCTCCATGACTTCCCAGAGTTCCTGTGTGACTACCATTATGGCTTCTGTGATGTTATCCCACCCAACTGCATCCAGCTCCGCAACCTCATCCTCAGTGCCTTTCCACGCAACATGAGGCTCCCTGATCCTTTCACACCTAATCTAAAG GTTGACATGCTGAGTGAGATAAACATCGCTCCGCGCATCCTCACAAACTTTACAGGGGTTATGCCCTCCCAATTCAAGAAAGATCTGGATTCGTATCTCAAGACCCGCTCACCAGTCACTTTCCTGTCTGAGCTGCGCAGCAACCTGCAG GTATCTAATGAGCCAGGCAACCGCTACAACATCCAACTGATCAATGCTCTGGTGTTGTATGTAGGGACACAAGCAATTGCTCACATTCACAACAAGGGTAGCACCCCCTCCATGAGCACAATCACCCACTCTGCGCACATGGACATATTCCAGAATCTAGCTGTGGATTTGGACACAGAAG GGCGTTACCTTTTCTTGAATGCAATTGCCAATCAGCTGCGCTACCCCAACAGCCACACTCACTACTTCAGCTGCACCATGCTCTATTTGTTTGCTGAGGCCAACACAGAGGCCATCCAGGAGCAAATTACACG gGTTTTGTTGGAGAGGCTGATAGTGAACAGGCCACACCCCTGGGGTCTCCTAATCACCTTCATTGAGCTAATCAAGAATCCTGCCTTCAAGTTCTGGAGTCATGACTTTGTGCACTGTGCCCCTGAGATTGAAAA GCTGTTCCAGTCAGTAGCCCAATGCTGCATGGGACAAAAGCAGGCTCAGCAGGTGATGGAGGGCACTGGAGCCAGCTAG